The Octadecabacter arcticus 238 genome contains a region encoding:
- a CDS encoding carboxymuconolactone decarboxylase family protein: MSTFDEDLFLKGLEQRKATLGSEYVEKNLAAADDFTRPFQEAMTAWCWGFGWGDDVIDAKTRSMMNLSMIGALGKMAEWETHCRGAINNGVSKEEIRAIIHVIGIYCGVPQALECFRVAGKVFEDIA, translated from the coding sequence ATGAGCACTTTCGATGAGGACTTGTTCCTCAAGGGATTAGAGCAGCGAAAAGCGACACTCGGCTCGGAGTATGTCGAGAAAAATCTGGCCGCTGCGGATGATTTCACGCGGCCATTTCAGGAAGCGATGACCGCATGGTGCTGGGGCTTCGGGTGGGGCGATGATGTGATCGACGCGAAGACCCGTTCTATGATGAACTTATCAATGATTGGCGCACTTGGGAAAATGGCCGAATGGGAAACCCATTGCCGTGGAGCGATAAACAACGGCGTCTCAAAGGAAGAAATTCGTGCAATCATCCACGTCATAGGCATTTATTGTGGCGTCCCGCAGGCGCTTGAGTGCTTCAGGGTCGCAGGCAAAGTATTCGAGGATATTGCTTAG
- a CDS encoding cupin domain-containing protein, translating into MNAITKLSVNANTTPDTNDLDGWVVVDGNPTMRTWALHTNSDGTMLSGVWEATPGTYHATYTAYEFVHMISGRIVITPDGGTSVTVRAGDAFVVEADFKGTWKIEEPVRKHFDFKL; encoded by the coding sequence ATGAATGCAATCACCAAACTCTCAGTTAATGCTAACACCACCCCAGACACCAACGACCTAGACGGCTGGGTTGTCGTTGACGGAAATCCGACAATGCGTACTTGGGCTTTACATACGAACTCGGACGGCACCATGCTATCGGGCGTGTGGGAAGCAACACCTGGCACCTACCATGCAACATACACAGCTTATGAATTCGTCCACATGATCTCTGGCCGCATCGTAATTACACCAGATGGCGGAACGTCTGTAACGGTTCGGGCCGGCGATGCCTTCGTTGTAGAAGCTGATTTCAAAGGGACATGGAAAATTGAAGAGCCAGTGCGCAAGCACTTTGACTTTAAGCTATAG
- a CDS encoding plastocyanin/azurin family copper-binding protein, which translates to MRKLLMTAALLIGSAVPAFAETIEIQLLNENEAGDRMVFSQELIRAEVGDVIRFIATDRSHNAQSVKDAIPEGQEAFRGRMNQDVEYIVTETGLTAVVCQPHESMGMVALIVVGDDLSNAQDILDARIRGAGNDKIVALIEEARAAQS; encoded by the coding sequence ATGCGCAAATTACTTATGACAGCAGCTCTGCTCATTGGATCCGCTGTTCCAGCCTTTGCTGAAACCATCGAAATCCAGTTACTAAACGAAAATGAGGCTGGTGATCGTATGGTCTTCAGCCAAGAGCTGATCCGCGCCGAAGTTGGCGATGTGATCAGGTTTATAGCAACTGATAGGTCCCACAACGCGCAATCCGTAAAAGATGCGATCCCCGAAGGACAAGAAGCCTTTAGGGGAAGAATGAATCAGGACGTTGAGTACATCGTAACTGAGACAGGCTTGACGGCAGTCGTCTGCCAACCTCACGAGAGCATGGGCATGGTGGCTTTGATTGTCGTTGGGGATGATCTCAGCAATGCCCAAGATATTCTTGATGCGCGTATTCGTGGGGCGGGCAATGACAAGATAGTGGCGCTTATCGAAGAGGCCCGAGCGGCTCAATCTTAA
- a CDS encoding IS3 family transposase encodes MHQDLLADSEVVSERRVARIMKEHKVSPLLRKRRKPITTDSNHKLKPSPNLLEQKFHSQTPNAVWLADITYIDTDEGWLYLAGVKDIATREIVGWAMEDHMRAELCCAALEMALGRRGPVPGLIHHSDRGGQYAGGDYRKLIKKAKLTQSMSRKGQCLDNAPMERFFASLKKEMVHQRRFRTHAEAKAAIFEYIEVFYNRQRRHSGVGYKTPKQAFEDMTWKMAA; translated from the coding sequence ATTCACCAAGACTTACTGGCGGATAGTGAGGTCGTCTCCGAGCGCCGTGTTGCGAGAATAATGAAGGAACACAAGGTGTCCCCGCTTCTTCGCAAGCGTAGAAAGCCAATCACAACGGACAGCAATCATAAGCTGAAGCCATCCCCAAACTTGTTGGAACAGAAATTCCACAGCCAGACGCCTAATGCCGTTTGGCTGGCGGATATCACCTATATCGACACGGACGAAGGCTGGCTTTATCTGGCTGGCGTGAAGGACATAGCCACGCGTGAGATCGTCGGTTGGGCGATGGAGGATCACATGCGTGCGGAGCTTTGCTGCGCCGCCCTCGAGATGGCTCTGGGACGCAGAGGCCCGGTTCCGGGATTGATACACCACTCCGATAGGGGCGGCCAATATGCTGGCGGGGACTATCGCAAGCTGATCAAAAAGGCGAAACTCACTCAATCCATGAGCCGCAAGGGCCAATGCCTCGACAATGCGCCGATGGAACGCTTCTTTGCTTCATTGAAAAAGGAGATGGTTCACCAGCGGCGCTTTAGAACACACGCTGAGGCCAAGGCCGCCATCTTCGAATACATTGAGGTCTTCTACAACCGCCAGCGCCGTCATTCAGGCGTCGGCTACAAAACGCCAAAACAGGCTTTCGAAGATATGACTTGGAAAATGGCAGCATAG
- a CDS encoding IS256-like element ISOan6 family transposase, producing MGTTNIVDFARRDEMTDALTELLKTGAQQLIATAVEAELVSYLAQFTGLRTDAGHAAVVRNGHHPARPFQTGIGPVSVRIPKVRSKDGTPVTFRSALVPPYVRRTKTLEAALPWLYLKGISSGEMAPALKVLLGPDAVGLSANTVSRLKRDWANEYEAWKGAELDDEPIVYIWADGVHSGLRGEDDKLCALVIIGVTARGKKRFLAIEDGVRESTQSWREVLLNLKSRGMNAPKLAIGDGAMGFWAAMDEVYPETRHQRCWQHKTMNVLNCLPKLSQPKAKAALHDIWQAETKVDAEKAFDLFIKTYEPKYPKATLCLQKDREELMAFFDFPAQHWQSIRTSNPIESAFATIRHRTKRSKGCLSRDGMLHMMFKLGQCAEQNWRKLRGFDYLAKVITGVTFKDGIETTNPDQITA from the coding sequence ATGGGAACTACTAACATTGTTGATTTTGCGCGTCGAGACGAGATGACGGACGCGTTGACGGAGTTGCTGAAAACGGGAGCACAACAATTGATCGCGACAGCAGTTGAGGCTGAGCTTGTCAGTTATTTGGCGCAATTTACCGGCTTACGCACCGATGCCGGTCACGCGGCAGTCGTGCGTAACGGACATCATCCGGCCCGCCCGTTTCAAACGGGCATTGGCCCTGTGAGCGTGCGCATTCCAAAGGTTCGGTCCAAGGACGGCACACCGGTGACATTCCGGTCTGCCCTGGTGCCGCCCTATGTGCGCCGCACGAAGACGCTGGAAGCGGCCTTGCCATGGCTTTACCTCAAAGGGATCTCCAGCGGCGAGATGGCTCCCGCCCTCAAGGTTCTTCTGGGCCCAGATGCCGTTGGCTTGTCGGCTAATACGGTTTCGCGTTTAAAACGCGATTGGGCCAATGAATACGAGGCTTGGAAAGGCGCTGAGTTAGATGACGAGCCCATCGTCTATATCTGGGCCGACGGCGTTCACAGCGGCCTTCGGGGCGAGGATGACAAGCTCTGTGCCCTTGTTATTATTGGGGTAACTGCCCGTGGCAAGAAGCGATTTCTGGCAATTGAGGATGGGGTGCGCGAGTCCACGCAGAGCTGGCGCGAGGTTCTGCTTAACCTCAAAAGCCGAGGCATGAATGCGCCCAAACTGGCCATCGGGGACGGTGCCATGGGGTTTTGGGCGGCCATGGACGAAGTCTATCCTGAGACCCGCCATCAACGCTGTTGGCAACACAAAACGATGAACGTGCTCAATTGTTTACCCAAGCTGTCTCAGCCAAAAGCCAAGGCCGCGCTGCACGACATCTGGCAGGCCGAGACCAAAGTCGATGCAGAAAAGGCGTTCGATCTGTTCATCAAAACCTACGAACCCAAATACCCCAAGGCCACACTATGCCTGCAAAAAGATCGTGAGGAACTCATGGCATTCTTCGACTTCCCGGCGCAGCATTGGCAAAGCATCCGCACTAGCAATCCAATTGAATCGGCCTTCGCGACGATCCGGCATCGTACCAAGCGTTCAAAGGGCTGCCTGTCACGCGATGGCATGCTGCACATGATGTTCAAACTGGGGCAATGTGCTGAGCAAAATTGGAGGAAGCTACGCGGCTTTGACTACCTCGCAAAAGTCATCACAGGCGTCACGTTCAAAGACGGAATCGAAACCACAAACCCCGACCAGATCACCGCATGA
- a CDS encoding IS256-like element ISOan6 family transposase, producing MGTTNIVDFARRDEMTDALTELLKTGAQQLIATAVEAELVSYLAQFTGLRTDAGHAAVVRNGHHPARPFQTGIGPVSVRIPKVRSKDGTPVTFRSALVPPYVRRTKTLEAALPWLYLKGISSGEMAPALKVLLGPDAVGLSANTVSRLKRDWANEYEAWKGAELDDEPIVYIWADGVHSGLRGEDDKLCALVIIGVTARGKKRFLAIEDGVRESTQSWREVLLNLKSRGMNAPKLAIGDGAMGFWAAMDEVYPETRHQRCWQHKTMNVLNCLPKLSQPKAKAALHDIWQAETKVDAEKAFDLFIKTYEPKYPKATLCLQKDREELMAFFDFPAQHWQSIRTSNPIESAFATIRHRTKRSKGCLSRDGMLHMMFKLGQCAEQNWRKLRGFDYLAKVITGVTFKDGIETTNPDQITA from the coding sequence ATGGGAACTACTAACATTGTTGATTTTGCGCGTCGAGACGAGATGACGGACGCGTTGACGGAGTTGCTGAAAACGGGAGCACAACAATTGATCGCGACAGCAGTTGAGGCTGAGCTTGTCAGTTATTTGGCGCAATTTACCGGCTTACGCACCGATGCCGGTCACGCGGCAGTCGTGCGTAATGGACATCATCCGGCCCGCCCGTTTCAAACGGGCATTGGCCCTGTGAGCGTGCGCATTCCAAAGGTTCGGTCCAAGGACGGCACACCGGTGACATTCCGGTCTGCCCTGGTGCCGCCCTATGTGCGTCGCACGAAGACGCTGGAAGCGGCCTTGCCATGGCTTTACCTCAAAGGGATCTCCAGCGGCGAGATGGCTCCCGCCCTCAAGGTTCTTCTGGGCCCAGATGCCGTTGGCTTGTCGGCTAATACGGTTTCGCGTTTAAAACGCGATTGGGCCAATGAATACGAGGCTTGGAAAGGCGCTGAGTTAGATGACGAGCCCATCGTCTATATCTGGGCCGACGGCGTTCACAGCGGCCTTCGGGGCGAGGATGACAAGCTCTGTGCCCTTGTTATTATTGGGGTAACTGCCCGTGGCAAGAAGCGATTTCTGGCAATTGAGGATGGGGTGCGCGAGTCCACGCAGAGCTGGCGCGAGGTTCTGCTTAACCTCAAAAGCCGAGGCATGAATGCGCCCAAACTGGCCATCGGGGACGGTGCCATGGGGTTTTGGGCGGCCATGGACGAAGTCTATCCTGAGACCCGCCATCAACGCTGTTGGCAACACAAAACGATGAACGTGCTCAATTGTTTACCCAAGCTGTCTCAGCCAAAAGCCAAGGCCGCGCTGCACGACATCTGGCAGGCCGAGACCAAAGTCGATGCAGAAAAGGCGTTCGATCTGTTCATCAAAACCTACGAACCCAAATACCCCAAGGCCACACTATGCCTGCAAAAAGATCGTGAGGAACTCATGGCATTCTTCGACTTCCCGGCGCAGCATTGGCAAAGCATCCGCACTAGCAATCCAATTGAATCGGCCTTCGCGACGATCCGGCATCGTACCAAGCGTTCAAAGGGCTGCCTGTCACGCGATGGCATGCTGCACATGATGTTCAAACTGGGGCAATGTGCTGAGCAAAATTGGAGGAAGCTACGCGGCTTTGACTACCTCGCAAAAGTCATCACAGGCGTCACGTTCAAAGACGGAATCGAAACCACAAACCCCGACCAGATCACCGCATGA
- a CDS encoding IS30 family transposase, whose product MDIRSKHLSSEDRGVILAEHNRGSSQRLIGQLLHRPASTICRELARGRQEDGSYCPQAARQAYDARRARCRRKRKLVEGSDLYRFVHGKLVHLHWSPEQIAQRLRLMKPDDPSAHVSHETIYAAIYAQPRGGLKAAMIEALRQAKPKRGLKRRTAAGSAMVPESLRIINRPEEIEARLVPGHWEGDLIKGAFNRSSVGTLIERKTRFVILCKMDGNGAEAALDSFTRQMRRLPADLRKSMTYDRGSEMACHRELARRLKIDIWFCDPHAPWQRGSNENTNGLLRQFMPKGTDLNGASQTWLNDVANLMNNRPRKTLGWRTPAEAMADEIVAFKSTVALDV is encoded by the coding sequence ATGGACATACGAAGCAAGCACCTCAGCAGCGAGGACCGTGGCGTGATATTAGCCGAGCATAATAGGGGCAGCAGTCAGCGGTTGATCGGCCAGCTTTTGCATCGCCCGGCGAGCACGATCTGCCGTGAGCTGGCGCGAGGTCGGCAGGAAGACGGCAGCTATTGCCCGCAAGCGGCGCGGCAGGCCTATGATGCCCGGCGCGCGCGCTGCCGCCGCAAGCGCAAGCTTGTGGAGGGGAGCGATCTTTATCGTTTCGTTCATGGCAAGCTCGTACATCTGCACTGGTCGCCTGAGCAGATTGCGCAGAGACTGCGTCTCATGAAGCCTGATGATCCATCCGCCCATGTGAGCCATGAGACCATCTATGCCGCGATTTACGCGCAGCCACGTGGCGGGCTGAAGGCGGCGATGATCGAGGCGTTGCGTCAAGCGAAGCCTAAGCGTGGGCTCAAGCGCAGGACAGCGGCGGGCAGTGCTATGGTCCCGGAATCATTGCGCATTATCAATCGCCCTGAAGAGATCGAAGCACGACTGGTACCAGGCCATTGGGAGGGCGACCTCATCAAGGGCGCATTCAATCGCTCGTCAGTGGGGACCTTGATCGAGCGCAAGACACGCTTTGTCATTCTTTGCAAAATGGATGGCAATGGGGCCGAGGCCGCGCTTGACAGCTTCACCCGCCAGATGAGACGACTACCCGCTGATTTGCGCAAGAGCATGACCTATGACCGTGGCTCCGAAATGGCCTGCCATCGTGAATTGGCGCGACGATTGAAAATTGATATCTGGTTCTGCGATCCGCATGCTCCCTGGCAGCGCGGCAGCAACGAGAACACCAACGGACTGCTGCGTCAGTTCATGCCCAAAGGAACTGACCTGAACGGTGCAAGCCAAACATGGCTCAACGACGTTGCAAACCTGATGAACAACCGTCCAAGAAAAACCCTCGGATGGAGAACACCCGCTGAAGCTATGGCCGACGAAATCGTGGCCTTTAAATCAACCGTTGCACTTGATGTTTGA
- a CDS encoding bestrophin family protein — translation MIVRDHPSSFRLFFVMQGSVVPKILGKIIGIALLSVVVLLVNHFVVTLPKISIGAMGIFGVALSLFLGFRNNAAYDRWWEARKLWGSMIADVRNLGRHMCVFVGKGEEREAILSYAVAFAHLHRGFLRGVDVRPEITSWVGEESAASMVGKKNPADAALRSIADRIGELIKKDAISGFGQMTISQTLSSLAFAQAGCERILTTPLPFVYSLLVRRTTYLYCWLLPFALIDSTGWFAPIFAAVVAYVFFGLQAVTNELELPFRNVQNGLPVDSMCRTIEISVAEALDRNPPDGLSPTNHVLS, via the coding sequence GTGATTGTCAGGGACCATCCGTCCTCTTTTCGACTGTTTTTCGTTATGCAGGGATCAGTTGTGCCCAAAATTCTGGGCAAGATTATTGGCATTGCGCTGTTATCGGTCGTTGTCCTGTTGGTTAATCACTTCGTTGTCACGCTACCGAAAATTTCGATCGGGGCGATGGGAATATTTGGTGTCGCGCTGTCACTCTTCCTCGGGTTTAGGAACAACGCAGCCTATGACCGATGGTGGGAAGCCCGCAAACTATGGGGGTCAATGATCGCTGATGTACGCAATCTTGGGCGGCATATGTGCGTCTTTGTCGGCAAGGGGGAGGAGCGCGAAGCCATCTTGTCTTATGCGGTCGCCTTCGCACATTTGCACCGTGGTTTCTTGCGAGGGGTCGATGTGCGGCCTGAAATTACCAGCTGGGTCGGCGAAGAAAGTGCTGCATCGATGGTCGGGAAGAAGAACCCGGCAGATGCGGCATTGCGATCGATAGCCGACAGAATTGGCGAGCTGATCAAAAAGGACGCGATCAGTGGGTTTGGTCAAATGACTATTTCACAAACGCTGTCCTCGTTGGCTTTCGCGCAGGCCGGATGTGAACGCATTTTGACGACACCTTTGCCATTCGTGTATTCCCTGTTGGTGCGCCGGACGACCTATCTCTATTGCTGGTTGCTGCCATTCGCGTTGATCGATTCCACAGGCTGGTTTGCCCCGATATTTGCGGCTGTCGTGGCCTATGTGTTCTTTGGCCTGCAAGCCGTAACGAACGAGCTGGAACTGCCGTTTCGTAATGTTCAGAATGGGTTACCCGTCGATTCGATGTGTCGCACGATTGAGATTTCGGTGGCCGAAGCGCTGGATCGCAATCCGCCAGACGGCCTGTCCCCAACAAATCATGTGTTGAGTTAG
- a CDS encoding IS3 family transposase (programmed frameshift), with the protein MVMPSQSPLSPDAGSGAVLAPTSPPRVVNAPLAPTAELTSIPKRRNFTAKYKLRILDETDQVADTGGVSAILRREGLYSSALTDWRRARAAGTLGALQPMRRGPQKAPANPLQAELAKANREVTALRRRLDQAEAIIAIQKKVAGLLDEMGADARAQRQIMMAVAIALPTGSGLTSAVCAALSLSRASVLRQRAALTAPPRTRPPRAASSRALPERERDQVLHHLREPRFADQTPTEVFATLLDEGTYLCSIRTMYRILAAQGEVGERHRQRTHPVYQKPELLAEAPNQVWSWDITKLRGPVKWSYFYLYVILDIFSRRVVGWRVEHAESASQFKELFIDAMEKHEVPRDQLTLHADRGGPMKAKTTALMLVDLGVLKSHSRPHTSNDNPFSEAHFKTLKYQPEFPKNFETIEQARAFCRRLFAWYNQDHHHAGIGLMTPDQIHFGQAQEIYTARQATLDAAFLATPERFVHKPPKPPQIPTAVWINPPKPTEETQA; encoded by the exons ATGGTTATGCCTTCACAATCACCACTTTCGCCAGATGCTGGATCTGGAGCCGTTTTGGCCCCGACGTCGCCTCCCCGCGTTGTTAATGCGCCGTTGGCTCCCACAGCGGAACTGACGAGCATCCCGAAGCGACGCAACTTCACAGCCAAATACAAACTGCGCATTCTGGATGAGACGGACCAAGTGGCAGACACTGGCGGGGTTTCCGCCATTCTACGGCGGGAGGGGCTTTATTCCTCTGCACTGACCGATTGGCGCCGTGCGCGGGCGGCCGGCACATTGGGTGCATTGCAGCCAATGCGCCGTGGCCCACAAAAGGCACCTGCCAATCCATTGCAAGCTGAGCTGGCCAAGGCCAACCGTGAGGTGACAGCCTTGCGGCGCCGTCTGGATCAGGCGGAAGCCATCATTGCCATCCAAAAAAAAGTGGCGGGACTTCTGGACGAGATGG GAGCAGACGCAAGAGCGCAGCGGCAAATCATGATGGCCGTCGCGATTGCATTGCCCACCGGCAGCGGCTTGACCTCGGCTGTCTGCGCCGCGCTATCATTATCGCGCGCGAGCGTTCTTCGACAGCGTGCGGCGCTGACGGCACCACCACGCACACGCCCACCGCGCGCAGCGTCTTCGCGGGCTCTACCGGAAAGGGAAAGAGACCAGGTATTGCACCACCTGCGCGAACCCCGCTTTGCGGATCAGACGCCCACAGAGGTCTTTGCCACCTTGCTGGATGAAGGCACCTATCTGTGTTCAATCCGCACGATGTATCGGATATTGGCCGCGCAGGGCGAAGTTGGCGAACGCCACCGACAGCGCACACATCCCGTCTATCAAAAGCCTGAACTTCTAGCTGAAGCCCCCAATCAGGTCTGGTCTTGGGACATCACCAAGCTGAGGGGCCCGGTGAAATGGTCCTACTTCTATCTCTATGTCATCCTCGACATCTTCAGCCGCCGCGTTGTTGGCTGGCGCGTCGAGCACGCGGAGAGCGCCAGCCAGTTCAAAGAGCTGTTCATCGACGCGATGGAAAAACACGAGGTTCCACGCGATCAGCTGACATTGCATGCAGATCGCGGTGGGCCCATGAAGGCAAAGACGACAGCCCTGATGCTGGTTGATCTTGGTGTGCTCAAGTCCCACAGTCGGCCCCACACCTCAAACGACAACCCGTTCTCCGAAGCCCACTTCAAAACACTGAAATATCAGCCAGAGTTCCCCAAGAACTTTGAAACCATCGAGCAGGCTCGCGCATTCTGCCGCAGGCTCTTTGCATGGTATAACCAAGACCATCATCACGCCGGGATTGGTCTGATGACGCCCGACCAAATCCATTTTGGGCAGGCCCAAGAAATCTACACCGCGCGACAAGCAACACTAGACGCGGCATTCCTCGCCACGCCCGAACGCTTCGTACACAAACCACCAAAACCGCCTCAAATCCCGACCGCCGTCTGGATCAACCCACCAAAACCAACCGAAGAAACCCAAGCCTAA
- a CDS encoding ISAs1 family transposase, which yields MGGCSHRVLIAMHIFLSAFDEVPDPRASNVRHDLGELLVIAFVSVLCGSTSCAEMAAFGRAKESFFRNFLKLKHAIPSHDTFSEVFRIIDPKALDAAFSKVLADVTKLLKDGDIIAIDGKALRGARDPGESARTRMMSQPMPRGCA from the coding sequence ATGGGTGGTTGTTCTCATCGGGTGCTCATCGCCATGCATATTTTTCTATCCGCCTTCGACGAAGTTCCTGATCCGCGCGCCAGTAACGTGCGCCACGACCTTGGTGAACTGCTCGTTATCGCCTTCGTGTCGGTCTTATGTGGATCGACCTCCTGCGCCGAGATGGCCGCATTTGGCCGTGCAAAAGAGAGCTTTTTCAGGAACTTCCTGAAACTCAAGCATGCCATTCCATCGCATGATACCTTCTCGGAGGTCTTCCGGATCATCGACCCGAAGGCACTCGATGCGGCCTTCAGTAAGGTACTTGCCGATGTGACCAAGCTCCTCAAAGACGGTGATATCATCGCGATTGACGGCAAAGCGTTACGGGGTGCGCGCGACCCGGGCGAAAGCGCACGGACCCGCATGATGTCTCAGCCTATGCCTCGCGGCTGCGCCTGA